One stretch of Arachis hypogaea cultivar Tifrunner chromosome 20, arahy.Tifrunner.gnm2.J5K5, whole genome shotgun sequence DNA includes these proteins:
- the LOC112783816 gene encoding uncharacterized protein isoform X1 → MQELVEHYSAKGWLQRVEQCVLHMDISSLDFNQVVRLCREHGLYSTLVYLFNKGLNDYRAPLEELFEVLQNSQKDSAVALGYRMLVYLKYCFIGLAFAPGRGTIPPKIKPLLYNKHDFKFTVLINVHRNHPGVEAFLQNSSGRSSLLVY, encoded by the exons ATGCAAGAACTGGTAGAGCATTATAGTGCTAAAGGGTGGTTACAGCGGGTTGAGCAATGTGTACTTCACATGGATATTTCATCATTGGATTTTAATCAG GTGGTCAGATTATGCCGGGAGCATGGCCTGTATAGCACCCTGGTGTATCTCTTTAATAAAGGACTAAATGACTATAGGGCACCTCTGGAGGAGCTCTTTGAAGTCTTACAAAATAGCCAAAAGGATAGTGCTGTTGCACTTGG GTACAGGATGCTGGTTTACCTCAAGTACTGTTTTATAGGTCTTGCTTTTGCACCAG GCCGTGGAACTATTCCTCCTAAAATCAAGCCTCTTTTATACAACAAACATGATTTTAAGTTTACGGTACTCATAAACGTCCATCGGAATCACCCTGGAGTTGAAGCATTCCTTCAAAATAGTAGTGGCAGATCCTCCTTACTTG TGTACTAA
- the LOC112783816 gene encoding uncharacterized protein isoform X2, translating to MDISSLDFNQVVRLCREHGLYSTLVYLFNKGLNDYRAPLEELFEVLQNSQKDSAVALGYRMLVYLKYCFIGLAFAPGRGTIPPKIKPLLYNKHDFKFTVLINVHRNHPGVEAFLQNSSGRSSLLVY from the exons ATGGATATTTCATCATTGGATTTTAATCAG GTGGTCAGATTATGCCGGGAGCATGGCCTGTATAGCACCCTGGTGTATCTCTTTAATAAAGGACTAAATGACTATAGGGCACCTCTGGAGGAGCTCTTTGAAGTCTTACAAAATAGCCAAAAGGATAGTGCTGTTGCACTTGG GTACAGGATGCTGGTTTACCTCAAGTACTGTTTTATAGGTCTTGCTTTTGCACCAG GCCGTGGAACTATTCCTCCTAAAATCAAGCCTCTTTTATACAACAAACATGATTTTAAGTTTACGGTACTCATAAACGTCCATCGGAATCACCCTGGAGTTGAAGCATTCCTTCAAAATAGTAGTGGCAGATCCTCCTTACTTG TGTACTAA